A region of Streptomyces sp. NBC_01750 DNA encodes the following proteins:
- a CDS encoding MMPL family transporter has protein sequence MRRNLATRIGVWSAHHRKTAIIGWLLFVVLATAVGGASGMVEMSQSEQNTGDSARAQKILDDAGLVQPAGELVLVSSGTAGGWKDAARELAVAIEKTGEAQKIEAPLASENGREALIRFQIKGDSKTAADRVQPVLDAVRDTDKAQQGVEIHQFGQASSEKWLGDLLAEDFQKAEFTAVPLALGILLVAFGAVVAALLPVVLALTACMAAFGLLSLASHQLHLFQTTYSVMFLMGLAVGVDYCLFYLRRERDERAAGHDAETALRIAAATSGRAVLVSGVTVMLAMAGMFLSGLMLFKGFALATIIVVFIAMLGSVTVLPALLSWLGARIDAGRIPFLNRRGKKGAHESGAVAGAVLGPVLARPKLFAFGAVAVLLVLAAPALGMKTEQLGMEKQFGSDAALTVAYKKITEAFPGGPEPARVVVKADDIDSERMRGALAKFDATTDKVTVHKARNIAEIEVALAGNGSDDRSKNALADLREKRVPAAFAGTGAQVHVGGELAGSVDFNDQLKRGIVPVFAFIAAVTFLLMLFCFRSYVIALTSILLNLLSVAAAYGVMVAVFQYGWGASALGAESVGAIEGWLPLFVLVVLFGLSMDYHVFVVSRIREARDSGKDTRAAISEGIRRTAGAVTGAAAIMVAVFAVFGTLSMQDMQQMGVGLAVAVLLDATIVRMVLLPSVMALLGERNWRTPRGLRWLPQLEHGESDVRPAPQGRRPAPVSAGR, from the coding sequence ATGCGGCGTAACCTCGCGACACGTATCGGTGTGTGGAGCGCACACCACCGCAAAACGGCGATCATCGGCTGGCTGCTCTTCGTCGTCCTGGCCACGGCCGTCGGCGGGGCGTCGGGCATGGTCGAGATGTCCCAGTCCGAGCAGAACACCGGCGACTCCGCACGAGCCCAGAAGATCCTCGACGACGCCGGCCTGGTTCAGCCGGCCGGCGAGCTGGTCCTGGTCAGCAGCGGGACGGCCGGCGGCTGGAAGGACGCGGCGCGCGAGCTGGCCGTGGCCATCGAGAAGACGGGCGAGGCACAGAAGATCGAGGCTCCGCTCGCCTCCGAGAACGGCAGGGAAGCGCTGATCCGCTTCCAGATCAAGGGCGACTCGAAGACGGCGGCGGACCGTGTGCAGCCCGTGCTCGACGCCGTACGGGACACGGACAAGGCCCAACAGGGCGTCGAGATCCATCAGTTCGGGCAGGCCAGCTCGGAGAAGTGGCTGGGCGATCTGCTCGCCGAGGACTTCCAGAAGGCCGAGTTCACCGCCGTACCGCTGGCGCTCGGCATTCTGCTCGTAGCCTTCGGGGCCGTCGTCGCGGCGCTGCTGCCGGTCGTTCTCGCGCTGACCGCGTGCATGGCGGCCTTCGGCCTGCTCTCGCTGGCCAGTCACCAGTTGCACCTCTTCCAGACCACCTACTCCGTGATGTTCCTGATGGGGCTGGCGGTCGGCGTCGACTACTGCCTCTTCTATCTGCGGCGCGAGCGTGACGAGCGGGCCGCCGGGCACGACGCCGAGACCGCGCTGCGGATCGCTGCCGCGACCAGCGGGCGGGCCGTCCTCGTCTCCGGTGTGACCGTGATGCTGGCGATGGCCGGGATGTTCCTGTCCGGGCTGATGCTCTTCAAGGGCTTCGCGCTGGCCACGATCATCGTTGTCTTCATCGCGATGCTCGGCTCGGTGACGGTGCTGCCGGCGCTGCTGTCCTGGCTCGGGGCCCGGATCGACGCGGGACGGATTCCGTTCCTGAACCGGCGCGGCAAGAAGGGCGCGCACGAGAGCGGCGCGGTGGCGGGCGCGGTACTCGGGCCCGTACTGGCCAGGCCGAAGCTGTTCGCGTTCGGCGCGGTCGCCGTGCTGCTGGTGCTCGCGGCGCCCGCGCTGGGCATGAAGACCGAACAGCTCGGGATGGAGAAGCAGTTCGGCTCCGACGCCGCCCTGACCGTCGCGTACAAGAAGATCACCGAGGCGTTCCCCGGCGGTCCGGAGCCGGCACGGGTGGTCGTGAAGGCCGACGACATCGACTCCGAGCGGATGCGGGGTGCGCTCGCGAAGTTCGACGCGACGACCGACAAAGTGACGGTGCACAAGGCGCGGAACATCGCGGAGATCGAGGTGGCGCTGGCCGGCAACGGCAGCGACGACCGCTCCAAGAACGCGCTGGCGGACCTGCGCGAGAAGCGGGTGCCCGCGGCGTTCGCCGGGACCGGGGCGCAGGTGCATGTGGGCGGCGAGCTGGCGGGGTCCGTCGACTTCAACGACCAGCTGAAGCGCGGCATCGTGCCGGTCTTCGCGTTCATCGCGGCGGTGACGTTCCTGCTGATGCTGTTCTGCTTCCGGTCGTACGTCATCGCGCTGACGTCGATCCTGCTCAACCTGCTCTCGGTGGCGGCCGCGTACGGCGTCATGGTCGCCGTCTTCCAGTACGGCTGGGGGGCGTCGGCGCTCGGTGCGGAGTCGGTGGGCGCCATCGAGGGCTGGCTGCCGCTGTTCGTCCTGGTGGTGCTGTTCGGTCTGTCGATGGACTACCACGTATTCGTGGTGTCGCGGATCCGCGAAGCGCGTGACAGCGGGAAGGACACGCGCGCGGCGATCAGCGAGGGCATCCGCCGCACGGCGGGCGCGGTGACGGGCGCGGCGGCGATCATGGTGGCGGTGTTCGCGGTCTTCGGAACGCTGTCCATGCAGGACATGCAGCAGATGGGCGTGGGCCTGGCGGTGGCGGTGCTGCTGGACGCGACGATCGTACGGATGGTCCTGCTGCCGTCGGTGATGGCGCTGCTGGGCGAGCGGAACTGGCGCACGCCGAGGGGTCTGAGGTGGCTGCCGCAGCTGGAACACGGCGAGTCGGACGTGCGGCCGGCGCCGCAGGGCCGCCGGCCGGCACCGGTGAGCGCGGGCCGCTAG
- a CDS encoding tyrosine-protein phosphatase, with amino-acid sequence MTAIPAHTVANLRDLGSIALAGGGSVRSGLAFRSGMLDRFDAAADPVVAALGIRTVVDFRTEAERRSRPDRVPAGGRLLLADVFADQVAFGRTPAAAQLKQVLSDPAFAERELGGGRAQELFARTYRAFVGSDSARHAYGAFLGELAEEGAGPLLFHCTAGKDRTGWATTILLTLLGATPETVEAEYLSVNTAVRQAFASLVEGFTAQGGDPEIALAVIGVFPEYLAAALDEVAARHGTMERYVREGLGVPPEAIERIRERLTTTG; translated from the coding sequence ATGACCGCGATCCCCGCCCACACCGTCGCCAATCTCCGCGACCTCGGCTCCATCGCGCTGGCCGGCGGCGGTTCCGTACGCTCCGGCCTCGCCTTCCGCTCGGGGATGCTAGACCGGTTCGACGCCGCCGCCGATCCGGTCGTCGCCGCGCTGGGGATCCGTACGGTCGTCGACTTCCGCACCGAGGCCGAACGCCGCTCCCGCCCCGACCGCGTCCCCGCGGGCGGGCGGCTTCTGCTCGCCGACGTCTTCGCCGACCAGGTGGCCTTCGGCCGGACGCCGGCCGCGGCCCAGCTCAAGCAGGTGCTGAGCGATCCGGCCTTCGCCGAGCGGGAGTTGGGCGGCGGCCGTGCGCAGGAGCTCTTCGCGCGCACCTACCGCGCCTTCGTCGGCAGTGACTCCGCGCGGCACGCCTACGGCGCCTTTCTCGGCGAACTGGCCGAGGAAGGCGCGGGACCGCTGCTCTTCCACTGCACGGCGGGCAAGGACCGCACCGGCTGGGCGACGACGATCCTGCTCACCCTCCTCGGCGCGACCCCGGAGACCGTCGAGGCGGAGTACCTCTCCGTCAATACGGCGGTACGGCAGGCTTTCGCCTCATTGGTGGAGGGTTTCACCGCGCAGGGCGGCGACCCGGAGATCGCCCTCGCGGTCATCGGTGTCTTCCCGGAGTATCTGGCGGCGGCGCTGGACGAGGTCGCTGCCCGCCACGGCACGATGGAGAGGTACGTACGCGAAGGGCTCGGCGTCCCGCCGGAGGCGATCGAACGCATCCGGGAGCGACTGACAACGACCGGCTGA
- a CDS encoding response regulator transcription factor: MRVVLAEDLFLLRDGLVRMLEAYDFEILAAVESGPELTKALAELEPDVAVVDVRLPPSHTDEGLQCALAARRARPGLPVLVLSQHVEQLYARELLADGNGGVGYLLKDRVFDAEQFIDAVRRVAAGGTAMDPQVISQLLSRRAQDKPMGGLTPRELEVMELMAQGRSNAAIAGQLVVTERAVAKHTSNIFGKLDLPVSDDDNRRVLAVLAYLDRGQLQ, from the coding sequence TTGCGCGTTGTCCTGGCCGAAGATCTGTTCCTGTTGCGTGACGGCCTGGTCCGCATGCTCGAGGCTTACGACTTCGAGATCCTGGCCGCCGTGGAGAGCGGGCCCGAACTCACCAAAGCGCTCGCGGAGCTGGAGCCGGACGTCGCCGTCGTCGATGTCCGGCTCCCGCCGTCGCACACGGACGAGGGTCTGCAGTGCGCCCTGGCGGCGCGGCGGGCCAGACCCGGGCTGCCGGTGCTCGTGCTCTCCCAGCATGTGGAGCAGTTGTACGCGCGTGAGCTGCTGGCGGACGGAAACGGCGGGGTCGGCTATCTCCTCAAGGACCGCGTCTTCGACGCGGAGCAGTTCATCGACGCGGTACGGCGGGTGGCCGCCGGCGGTACGGCGATGGATCCGCAGGTGATCTCGCAGCTGCTCTCGCGGCGGGCGCAGGACAAGCCGATGGGCGGACTGACCCCGCGCGAGCTGGAGGTCATGGAGCTGATGGCGCAAGGCCGTTCCAATGCCGCGATCGCGGGGCAGCTGGTGGTCACGGAGCGGGCGGTGGCCAAGCACACCTCGAACATCTTCGGGAAGCTGGATCTGCCGGTGTCGGACGACGACAACCGCCGGGTGCTGGCGGTTCTGGCGTATCTGGACCGCGGCCAGTTGCAGTGA
- a CDS encoding GNAT family N-acetyltransferase, with protein sequence MTEIQTPRLLLRRWHEDDLAPMAEINADPEVMEWIGDGSVRDLEQTAEDIERWEEEWDEEGFGLFAVELLASGELAGFVGLSVPEFLPEVLPVVEIGWRLGRQFWGQGYASEAAHASLEFALQDRGLDRVVSIARTGHEASENVIRKLGMELVRQTTHPQYGFPLSVYAIDLTEYEA encoded by the coding sequence ATGACCGAGATCCAGACTCCCCGACTCCTCCTCCGCCGCTGGCACGAGGACGACCTTGCCCCGATGGCCGAGATCAACGCGGACCCGGAGGTCATGGAGTGGATCGGCGACGGCTCGGTCCGCGATCTCGAGCAGACCGCCGAGGACATCGAGCGATGGGAGGAGGAGTGGGACGAGGAGGGCTTCGGCCTCTTCGCCGTCGAGCTCCTCGCCTCGGGCGAACTGGCAGGCTTCGTGGGCCTGTCCGTCCCTGAGTTCCTGCCGGAGGTGCTGCCCGTGGTGGAGATCGGCTGGCGGCTCGGCCGCCAGTTCTGGGGCCAGGGGTACGCCTCCGAAGCCGCCCACGCCTCACTGGAGTTCGCGCTCCAGGACCGCGGCCTGGACCGCGTGGTCAGCATCGCGCGGACCGGCCACGAGGCATCGGAGAATGTGATCCGCAAGCTCGGCATGGAGCTGGTGCGCCAGACGACGCACCCGCAGTACGGCTTCCCGCTGAGCGTCTATGCGATCGACCTCACGGAGTACGAGGCCTGA
- a CDS encoding sensor histidine kinase codes for MNATKARAAVLAGAQGLALALMALVGSVTVFVLAVVSITLVPIGVGVFTTPAVLHLVRAHANRRRLLAAQWSSVRIPLPYRPFPRDMRTGITGRVERCTLMLKDPATWRDMQWLVVDMTAGAVVAIFPPALVLEGVFGLLLPAGLWQPIVSASGTYWYSFVPVTGWGTAGLAALLGLVWLTVAMNAGGLLIRTHFRLTRAMLAPNLDLELEQRIDRLTETRHDALDTSAAELRRIERDLHDGAQARLVAMGMNLGAIEALIEKDPAQAKELISSARKSSAEALTELRDLVRGIHPPVLAERGLGDAVKALALRLPVMTEVDVELSGRVDAPVESAAYFAVSEALTNAVKHSGAERFWVDVSHSGGSLRIAVTDNGRGGATIGTGSGLSGIERRLGTFDGVLAVSSPAGGPTMVTMEIPCELS; via the coding sequence ATGAACGCGACGAAGGCACGTGCCGCGGTGCTGGCCGGCGCACAGGGACTTGCGCTGGCACTGATGGCGCTGGTCGGCTCGGTCACGGTCTTCGTCCTGGCGGTGGTCTCCATCACGCTCGTCCCGATCGGTGTGGGTGTCTTCACCACACCCGCCGTTCTGCACCTGGTGCGGGCCCACGCCAACAGGCGGCGGCTGCTGGCTGCCCAGTGGTCCTCGGTACGCATCCCCCTCCCGTACCGCCCCTTCCCCCGCGATATGCGCACCGGCATCACCGGCCGGGTCGAGCGCTGCACGCTGATGCTGAAAGACCCTGCGACGTGGCGCGATATGCAGTGGCTGGTGGTGGACATGACGGCGGGGGCCGTCGTCGCGATCTTCCCTCCTGCGCTGGTGCTGGAGGGCGTCTTCGGGCTGCTGCTGCCGGCCGGGCTGTGGCAGCCGATCGTCAGTGCGAGCGGCACCTACTGGTACTCGTTCGTCCCGGTCACCGGCTGGGGCACGGCCGGTCTGGCCGCGCTGCTCGGTCTGGTCTGGCTGACCGTCGCCATGAACGCCGGCGGGCTGCTGATCCGCACCCATTTCAGGCTCACCCGCGCCATGCTCGCCCCGAACCTCGACCTCGAGCTCGAGCAGCGCATCGACCGCCTCACCGAGACCCGTCACGACGCCCTGGACACCTCGGCAGCCGAACTGCGCCGTATCGAGCGGGATCTGCACGACGGAGCACAGGCCCGGCTGGTCGCCATGGGAATGAACCTGGGCGCCATCGAGGCGCTCATCGAAAAGGATCCGGCGCAGGCCAAGGAGCTCATCTCCAGCGCCCGCAAGTCCTCCGCCGAGGCGCTGACCGAACTGCGCGACCTGGTCCGCGGCATCCACCCGCCCGTGCTGGCGGAACGGGGCCTCGGCGACGCGGTCAAGGCCCTGGCGCTGCGGCTGCCGGTCATGACCGAGGTGGACGTGGAGCTGTCCGGCCGGGTGGACGCGCCGGTCGAGTCGGCGGCGTACTTCGCGGTCAGCGAGGCTCTCACCAACGCGGTCAAGCACTCGGGCGCGGAACGGTTCTGGGTCGACGTCAGCCACTCGGGCGGCTCGCTGCGTATCGCGGTCACCGACAACGGCAGGGGCGGCGCCACCATCGGAACCGGCTCCGGCCTGAGCGGTATCGAACGCCGGCTCGGCACATTTGACGGCGTCCTGGCCGTCAGCAGTCCCGCAGGCGGTCCCACCATGGTCACCATGGAGATCCCTTGCGAGTTGTCCTAG
- a CDS encoding DUF1996 domain-containing protein: protein MGHATRKRSTLANRAIVASAALILGGGGLVAVNVYASAGENHSGQGSEWTKKAGQGQQVSTIDCPEVANDLPDVPPQARQEVDGELAKMDSQITDAYKRFADQKQQVESDPQFGKNAILNPLRDKRRASIDRIATAIGRNAQRPQGMEDLADCSLQADDPNGQDDGQGDAGGQADGNDGAGQGDTGQDGGQNGDQNGGQDNGQGGDQGNGQGQGDGQGNGGAQGNGPEAADFVDIQSVQPNVAQPQQQQGGSKGSFVTECGKNENGKFNPDNVIVAPGVSNGAHHMHDYVGNQANDAFASDDDLANGDTSCQNQGDKSTYYWPVLRLQNGQDENDAQADGGGKDQNIGEIQTPSQVTLNFVGNPVSKVTAMPRFLRIITGDAKAFTNGDANANASWSCTGFEDRQLKDKYPICPEGSQVVRSFKFQSCWDGQNTDSANHRTHVAFADNNGNCGNGFKAIPQLVQRIVYDVPPGPGFAVDSFPEQLHKPVTDHGDFINVFDDNLMNKVVNCINGGKKCT, encoded by the coding sequence ATGGGACACGCAACGAGAAAACGCTCGACGCTGGCGAACAGGGCGATCGTCGCCTCCGCCGCATTGATCCTGGGCGGGGGTGGGCTGGTCGCGGTCAATGTGTATGCATCCGCGGGCGAAAACCATTCCGGTCAGGGCTCCGAGTGGACCAAGAAAGCCGGGCAGGGGCAGCAGGTGTCCACCATCGACTGCCCCGAAGTCGCGAACGACCTCCCGGACGTGCCGCCCCAGGCACGCCAGGAAGTCGACGGTGAGCTGGCCAAGATGGACAGCCAGATCACCGACGCGTACAAGAGATTCGCCGACCAGAAGCAGCAGGTCGAGAGCGATCCCCAATTCGGCAAGAACGCCATCCTGAATCCCCTCAGGGACAAGCGGCGGGCGAGCATCGACCGGATTGCCACGGCCATCGGCCGGAACGCCCAGCGTCCGCAGGGCATGGAAGACCTCGCCGATTGCTCGCTTCAGGCCGACGACCCCAACGGGCAGGACGACGGCCAGGGTGACGCAGGCGGCCAGGCCGACGGGAACGACGGCGCCGGGCAGGGTGACACCGGCCAGGACGGTGGTCAGAATGGTGACCAGAATGGCGGCCAGGACAACGGTCAGGGCGGTGACCAGGGCAATGGCCAGGGTCAGGGCGATGGCCAGGGGAACGGCGGCGCACAGGGCAACGGCCCCGAGGCCGCCGACTTCGTAGACATCCAGTCGGTCCAGCCGAACGTCGCCCAGCCCCAGCAGCAGCAGGGCGGCTCCAAGGGATCCTTCGTCACCGAGTGCGGAAAGAACGAGAACGGCAAGTTCAATCCGGACAATGTCATCGTCGCCCCTGGTGTGAGCAATGGCGCGCACCATATGCACGATTACGTCGGCAACCAGGCCAATGACGCATTCGCCAGTGACGACGACCTCGCAAACGGTGACACCAGTTGCCAGAACCAGGGCGACAAGTCCACGTACTACTGGCCTGTACTGCGACTGCAGAACGGGCAGGACGAGAACGACGCCCAGGCGGACGGCGGTGGCAAGGACCAGAACATCGGAGAGATCCAGACTCCGTCCCAGGTCACGCTGAATTTCGTCGGCAATCCGGTGAGCAAGGTCACCGCAATGCCTCGTTTCCTGCGGATCATCACCGGTGACGCCAAGGCATTCACCAACGGCGATGCGAACGCGAATGCGTCCTGGAGCTGCACCGGATTCGAGGACCGTCAGCTGAAGGACAAGTACCCGATCTGCCCCGAGGGCAGCCAGGTGGTGCGCTCGTTCAAGTTCCAGAGCTGCTGGGACGGCCAGAACACCGACAGTGCGAATCACCGCACCCATGTGGCCTTCGCGGACAACAACGGCAACTGCGGAAACGGGTTCAAGGCGATCCCGCAGCTGGTCCAGCGGATCGTGTACGACGTCCCGCCGGGCCCCGGCTTCGCGGTCGACTCCTTCCCGGAGCAGCTGCACAAGCCGGTCACCGACCACGGTGACTTCATCAACGTCTTCGACGACAACCTGATGAACAAGGTGGTGAACTGCATCAACGGCGGCAAGAAGTGCACGTGA
- a CDS encoding alpha-N-acetylglucosaminidase, which produces MNELSRRTLLGTAGAIGIGAALAGHTPAAAAGAAVPAPAPAFSTTPAHAALQRLLPRHARQFRLRALEGPERFRVTGSTGRIEVAGTSPAVLLTGVHWYLKYTCRAHISWSGSQLDLPGLLPAPRDALERSATVPHRFACNDTHDGYTAPYADWARWERLLDVLALHGCNEVLVTPGQEAVYHRLLQDFGYTDTEARTWLPAPSHQPWWLLQNMSEYGGPLSPALIERRAGLGRQITDRMRELGMHPVLPGYFGTVPDGFVARNPGARVVPQGTWNGRRRPDWLDPRTASFSDVAAAFYRHQSELFGEAGHFKMDLLHEGGTAGDVPVADAARAVEKSLRTARPGATWVILGWQSNPRPALLDAIDTDRVLIVDGLSDLDTVTDRETEWGGAPYAFGTIPNFGGRTTIGANTDRWTAKFTAWRDKPGSALAGTAYMPEAAERDPAALELFSELAWREEQIDRDAWFAQYADIRYGGEDRSARTAFAALAATAYKLTSTDGRPYDSLFCRRPSMTSSIGTAFDPAGFDRAFAALLDVRHSLRDCDAYRHDVTDLARQALANRSRTLQLPLRAAYLDKDVDTFRALSALWLKLMRLSDTMAGCHRSFLLGPWLEDAKRLATGPAEAVELERTARVLITTWADRTAANQLSNYANRDWHGLINDVHVPQWEAYLEEQAAAMTEGRAPRSFDWYPAEEAWTKDRRAYPVRETGDAYRTAQRVYDTLATAPYQGFVAVSADPPAFTPGSTGTVAAAFRNFNGLRPTGRVDLALTGPAAEPQGATFLKSVPAGGTGTVSWRVTAPPEPLTEPLVAMDYGLRTQYGPRGEERVAVTQKGKLHLAAPLDPEWRTCTSNAAVFGQVGDRFAINGAGNDLWRGTTQFGAAYREGALTEGASVVLRVDSQENTSSWARSGIVVRNSLAKPQDTGFLNLAATPGQGIVLSYDTNADGTLDTYRRITGIKAPVLLRLTRDAGVSFTGACSTDGGATWRTVATVSVPGSAAVQDVGLFMSAAGGGSGVRGTVHFSGWSVTAG; this is translated from the coding sequence ATGAACGAGCTGTCGAGACGTACTCTGCTGGGCACCGCAGGAGCGATCGGCATCGGCGCGGCGTTAGCCGGGCACACGCCCGCGGCCGCCGCCGGAGCCGCCGTCCCGGCCCCGGCCCCGGCGTTCTCCACGACACCCGCCCACGCGGCACTCCAGCGGCTGCTTCCCCGCCACGCCCGCCAGTTCCGGCTACGGGCTCTCGAAGGCCCCGAGCGCTTCCGTGTCACCGGCTCCACCGGCCGTATCGAGGTCGCGGGCACCAGTCCCGCCGTGCTGCTCACCGGAGTCCACTGGTACCTCAAGTACACCTGCCGGGCGCACATCTCCTGGTCCGGCAGCCAGCTCGATCTGCCCGGACTGCTGCCCGCGCCCCGTGACGCGCTCGAACGCTCGGCGACCGTCCCGCACCGGTTCGCGTGCAACGACACGCACGACGGCTACACCGCCCCGTACGCCGACTGGGCCCGCTGGGAGCGGCTGCTCGATGTCCTCGCCCTGCACGGCTGCAACGAGGTCCTGGTCACCCCCGGCCAGGAGGCCGTCTACCACCGGCTCCTGCAGGACTTCGGGTACACGGACACGGAGGCCCGCACCTGGCTCCCCGCGCCCTCCCACCAGCCGTGGTGGCTGCTGCAGAACATGAGCGAGTACGGCGGCCCGCTCAGCCCCGCACTCATCGAGAGACGCGCCGGCCTCGGCCGACAGATCACCGACCGGATGCGTGAACTCGGTATGCACCCCGTCCTGCCCGGCTACTTCGGAACGGTCCCGGACGGCTTCGTCGCCCGCAACCCCGGCGCCCGCGTCGTCCCGCAGGGCACCTGGAACGGCAGGCGCCGCCCCGACTGGCTCGACCCCCGCACCGCGAGCTTCAGCGACGTCGCCGCGGCCTTCTACCGGCACCAGTCGGAACTCTTCGGCGAGGCCGGCCACTTCAAGATGGATCTGCTGCACGAGGGCGGCACCGCCGGGGACGTCCCGGTGGCCGACGCCGCCCGTGCCGTCGAGAAGTCGCTCCGGACCGCCCGTCCCGGCGCGACCTGGGTGATCCTCGGCTGGCAGTCCAATCCGCGGCCCGCGCTGCTCGACGCGATCGATACCGACCGGGTGCTGATCGTCGACGGCCTCTCCGACCTGGACACGGTCACCGACCGGGAGACGGAGTGGGGCGGCGCGCCGTACGCCTTCGGCACCATCCCCAACTTCGGCGGGCGTACGACGATCGGCGCGAACACCGACCGGTGGACCGCGAAGTTCACCGCCTGGCGGGACAAGCCGGGCAGCGCGCTGGCCGGCACCGCGTACATGCCGGAGGCGGCCGAGCGCGATCCCGCGGCCCTGGAGCTGTTCAGCGAGCTCGCTTGGCGCGAGGAGCAGATCGACCGCGACGCGTGGTTCGCGCAGTACGCCGACATCCGCTACGGCGGCGAGGACCGCTCCGCGCGCACGGCCTTCGCCGCGCTCGCCGCGACCGCGTACAAGTTGACCAGCACCGACGGCCGCCCGTACGACTCACTGTTCTGCCGTCGGCCCAGCATGACCTCCTCCATCGGCACCGCCTTCGACCCGGCCGGGTTCGACCGGGCCTTCGCCGCGCTGCTGGACGTACGGCATTCGCTGCGCGACTGTGACGCGTACCGCCACGACGTGACCGATCTGGCCCGCCAGGCGCTCGCCAACCGCTCGCGCACGCTCCAGCTCCCGCTGCGCGCCGCCTACCTGGACAAGGACGTGGACACCTTCCGTGCCCTGTCCGCGCTCTGGCTGAAGCTGATGCGGCTGAGCGACACCATGGCCGGCTGCCATCGCTCGTTCCTGCTCGGTCCCTGGCTGGAGGATGCCAAGCGGCTGGCCACCGGTCCGGCCGAGGCGGTGGAGCTGGAGCGCACCGCCCGTGTGCTGATCACCACCTGGGCGGACCGGACCGCCGCCAACCAGCTCAGCAACTACGCCAACCGCGACTGGCACGGGCTGATCAACGACGTCCATGTGCCGCAGTGGGAGGCGTATCTGGAGGAGCAGGCCGCGGCGATGACCGAGGGCCGCGCCCCCAGGTCCTTCGACTGGTATCCGGCGGAGGAGGCGTGGACGAAGGACCGGCGCGCCTATCCGGTGCGGGAGACGGGCGACGCGTACCGCACCGCCCAGCGCGTGTACGACACGCTCGCCACCGCCCCGTACCAGGGCTTCGTCGCCGTCAGCGCGGACCCGCCGGCCTTCACCCCCGGCAGCACAGGCACTGTCGCCGCGGCCTTCCGCAACTTCAACGGGCTGCGCCCCACCGGCCGCGTCGACCTCGCCCTGACCGGCCCGGCCGCCGAGCCGCAGGGCGCGACCTTCCTGAAGAGCGTGCCCGCCGGCGGCACCGGCACGGTCTCCTGGCGGGTGACGGCGCCCCCCGAACCGCTCACCGAGCCACTGGTCGCCATGGACTACGGGCTGCGCACGCAGTACGGACCGCGTGGCGAGGAGCGGGTGGCCGTCACGCAGAAGGGCAAGCTGCACCTGGCGGCGCCGCTGGATCCCGAGTGGCGCACCTGCACCAGCAATGCGGCAGTCTTCGGGCAGGTCGGCGACCGCTTCGCGATCAATGGCGCGGGCAACGACCTGTGGAGGGGCACCACGCAGTTCGGCGCCGCCTACCGGGAAGGCGCGCTCACCGAAGGCGCGAGCGTGGTCCTGCGGGTGGACTCCCAGGAGAACACCAGCAGTTGGGCCCGGTCCGGCATTGTCGTACGCAACAGTCTGGCGAAACCGCAAGACACCGGATTCCTGAATCTGGCCGCGACTCCCGGCCAGGGCATCGTGCTCTCGTACGACACCAACGCCGACGGCACCCTGGACACATACCGGCGCATCACCGGTATCAAGGCTCCGGTGCTGCTGCGGCTCACCCGCGACGCCGGGGTCTCCTTCACCGGTGCCTGCTCCACGGACGGCGGTGCCACCTGGCGCACGGTCGCCACCGTCTCCGTGCCTGGGTCCGCCGCGGTCCAGGACGTGGGGCTCTTCATGAGCGCGGCCGGCGGTGGCAGCGGGGTCAGGGGCACGGTGCACTTCAGCGGCTGGTCGGTCACCGCGGGGTGA